The DNA region GCCTGGAACTCGCCGAAGGGCAGGACCGAGCCGAAGCCCATGGTGGTGTCGCCGGCGCAGACGAAGCGGGCCGGGCCTGTCGGATTCAGCTCGATGCCCTGGCCGAAGTTGACGACGCTCGGGCAGTCGGCGGGGCGTGGGGGAGGAGACCAATCCCGGTCCGCGATATCGCAGCGCAGCAGGTCGTCGACCATCATGCAGCCGATGTTGCCGCTGGGCGAGGTGAACCCGACGGTGTCGGCCGTTGCGGCCGGTGCGCTGAACATCGCTGCACCGGCCAATCCCGCCATTGCCACGGTGAGTCGCTTCATAGCGTGAAGATACCGGTGAACTGGCTGGTCGGCGGGGCGAAGACGGAAATGGAGGTGTGAGGGATTCTGGGGCGAACACCCTCGCGTGTTAGTCTTCTGCCTCGTTCGATTCGTTGGGATCCGGTCTCGTAGCTCAGTGGGAGAGCGTCCGCCTCACACGCGGAAGGTCGCTGGTTCGAAACCAGCCGGGACCACCACCAAAACCGCAGTTCCAAGGGTGTTTGGCGCGGATTTCTGACCGTGCCGGATTCACGCCGGTTAGTTCCGTGATCCATATGGACCAGACAACTGGTGCCCCATTTCCCCGTGGCCTTCTGTTGGCCGGCGCATATTCGTATTTGCTCTGTTCGCGGCACATGTACAACTCTTTTTGCAGCCCTGGGTAACTCGGTTTTTATGGGTGTTAACTACGGCGCGCGTGACAAACTCCATCAGCGCCCCAACCCGGAAGCCTTTTGACCTGAACCTCATTGTCTAGGCCGCAGAAGCCGTGACCGGCAGCACCGCTTTACGCGACGTACTGCAAGACCTTGCCTGTGCCCTAAAACTGAGGCGCATTCGTCGGCCTTGTATGGATGACTCTCGACGCCACTGCGGCCGTTCTGGACGCCATGTGAGCGGCCCCCGGCGTCGGCCCGACGCTCCTCCCCGAGTGTCGGGCCGACCCGCCGGTCAGTCCTCAGACAGCTGCTATGCCAGTCGTGCGTGTCCCGCGGCATGCCAGCATGTGACCCCAAACGTCCAACGCTTGGTCTCGATGGGGGGAAGCGCCGCCCGCCCCGGCGACAAGATCAACCAGCGCTCCCGCGATGGCGCCAAGGCCGACACCGGTTTGACGGACGGCACCAGCCAGTTCGTCGAACGCTTCCCGCTCGGTGCAGCCACGTACTCCGATCAAGATGCCGATCGCCACGTCGATCACGCGGCGGGAAGCCTGGTCGCCCTGTAGGCCCTTTTCGCTCATCGCCCGCACCCGTCAACTTCATACCTACCGTGTGTCGAGGACGCCTCGGTCAGATGAACGCACGGCGACAAGATCGCTCTAGGTGGGGTGTGACACCGCGCCGCGAGTGGTGAAACGCTGAGCGCTGCTGGGTGGTGCTGCATTCGTGTGGACTGCGCGCCCGCCTCGCGACGCCGGTTCGTAACTCAACGCATGCAATCGTTCCGCAGTCTCGGGATAGCGGCGATGTAGCCCATCGATCAGACGGTGCACCTCGTAGAGGTCGCGGCGCAGAATGCCCGCGCTCGGGTCTCTGCGGGAGATCCCTCGCTCGTGTGCGTAGCGGTTGCGATCATCTGCGGCTTCGAGCTGGTGCGATATGTCGTCAACGTGTCTGTGTAGCTCCCGCAGAAGTGCCCGTGCTTGCGCCGCCCCAACGTCATCGACCATCAGAGGATCGTCTCATCCATACTCGATGATCGCGCGCGGACCGGCACGTCGTGACCGAGTGCTACCCGCCGGGTTGACGGTTGTCGAAGGCCAGCGGAGGAATGATCGCCGAAGCCGAGCAGCGGCTCGCCAGCACGTACGCGGACACCCCGCGGTCGCTCGTTCCGGCGTCACGGTGACCAAATCACTGCGCTAGATCGCCGGTGCCGCAACGGTATCGGTTGAATTTGCCGACAGCCGTGAAAATCCTGGCGGCGCACACATGAAAGACGGCCCATCACCCGGTGGAAGTCACGCGGGAGATAGAGACGATCAATTGGTCGACCTGTTGGCGGCGCCGTCGCGGGCCGCGCGGGCCCGACGGTACGTCTGCATCGCGGGCCCGGTGTCGATCCGTACCCGCAACATCCGCATGTACCCGCGCATCCACAGCTTCGCCAGGACCAGCGATTGACCGGCATAGGGGTTGCGGTCACCAGGCTCAGCCAGTGAGCCGGAGTAGAGCGCGAATGTGTATTCCGCCCGCTTCGTCATTGGGCAATCATGCCGGGAGGCGGGCGCATAGCTGCGGCTCCCACGCCGACGACGGGGGAGCTACAGAGCGACGGCTTCCCGCGCAGGTGTCATCAGTGGCCTCATGTGCGATTTGAAACACGTTCGACTTCAACATGATTGTTCTCCGGGCCTGCGCCCGGGATCACGGGGCCGAACGGCAGGCCTGCCGCGTCATCCGGCGGCGTCGTGGGCCGATGTCCCCGATCCTGAGACAGCGACGTGGAAACCGGTGTACAGCTTCTGATCGGCCGACAACACGACCTAGGAGCGCACCGCCTCGATGATCAAGTCCGTAACCGCCGCCATTCTGGCCGCTTCGCTCATCCTGACGGGATGCCAGAATTCCGCGCCACCGACCGCCGGGGACGGGTATCCCTCCGGGCCGGTGACCATGACGGCCGGCGCGAACCCGGGCAGCGGATTCGACCTCACCATCCGCTCCGTCGTCGAGGCCCTCGAGACCGACGACATCGTCACCGTGCCGCTGCCGATGCAGAATCGGCCCGGCGGGATCGGTTCGGTGTTCCTCGCGGAGATGGTGGAGCAGTACGAGGGCGCTGACGACCAGGTGTCGGTCACCTCGCTGGCGATGATGATGAACGAACTCCAGGGGATGTCCGAGTACGGCTACCGCGACGTCACCATGATCGCCCGGTTGATGACGGAGTACTTCGTCGTCGTCACCGGCCCTGGTTCTCCGTTCGCGAACCTCACCGACGTCGTGACGGCGATCAAGTCCGACCCCGGTGCTGTGACCGTCGGTGCCGCGATCGACGACCAGGCGCCGTTCGACCTACTGGTGACGGCCGCAGGCGGCGATCCTGCACTGGTCGACTACGTGAGCCTGGAGGGTGGGGGTGAACAGAGTGCGGCGCTTCTCAACGGCGAGATCAGCGTGGCGATTGCCGGCGTGAGCGAGGTGATCAGCATGGTGAACTCCGGTCAGCTCACCGCACTGGGGGTGCTGTCGGAGGAGAGGCTGCCCGGACTGAACGCCCCCACCGCCAGGGAGCAGGGACTCGACGTGACCCTGTCGAACTGGCGTGGGCTCTACGGACCGCCGGAGATGCCCGAATTCGCGGTCGCCTACTGGCAGAACGCGCTCGGCGAGATGGTGGAGTCGCCGACGTGGAAGCAGATCGCGGAGCGCAACCAGTTCACCACCACCTTCATGATCGGTGACGAGTTCCAGACCTTCCTCGCCGAGACCCAGGCCGACGTCAAGGCCGCCATCGAGGAGGCGGGCCCGTAACTTTCGGGCGGGCGCGAAACATCCGGGTGGTCACCACCAGTGGGTTGCGGCGCCGATCTGACGCCCCAGTTCCTCTGCCATGGTGCGCATGTAGGTGGCCGACAGGTGATGAGAGTCGTGATACACCAAGATGTTTCCTTCGCGGACGCGGCAGACCTCGGCGTCGCACACGGCATCGCTGAGATCG from Mycobacterium sp. DL includes:
- a CDS encoding tripartite tricarboxylate transporter substrate-binding protein, yielding MIKSVTAAILAASLILTGCQNSAPPTAGDGYPSGPVTMTAGANPGSGFDLTIRSVVEALETDDIVTVPLPMQNRPGGIGSVFLAEMVEQYEGADDQVSVTSLAMMMNELQGMSEYGYRDVTMIARLMTEYFVVVTGPGSPFANLTDVVTAIKSDPGAVTVGAAIDDQAPFDLLVTAAGGDPALVDYVSLEGGGEQSAALLNGEISVAIAGVSEVISMVNSGQLTALGVLSEERLPGLNAPTAREQGLDVTLSNWRGLYGPPEMPEFAVAYWQNALGEMVESPTWKQIAERNQFTTTFMIGDEFQTFLAETQADVKAAIEEAGP
- a CDS encoding ANTAR domain-containing protein, producing the protein MSEKGLQGDQASRRVIDVAIGILIGVRGCTEREAFDELAGAVRQTGVGLGAIAGALVDLVAGAGGASPHRDQALDVWGHMLACRGTRTTGIAAV
- a CDS encoding DUF6636 domain-containing protein, giving the protein MKRLTVAMAGLAGAAMFSAPAATADTVGFTSPSGNIGCMMVDDLLRCDIADRDWSPPPRPADCPSVVNFGQGIELNPTGPARFVCAGDTTMGFGSVLPFGEFQAGGGMSCNSEPSGMRCSNSDGRGFTISRQGYTLF